The window GCTCAGATTTGACTTGGATTGCTGGGAGCATTAATTGCATCAATTCAAACACATCTAGGTTTGATATCTTGAGTTCTCAATAACTTTCTCAAAGTGATGCATGCTATCGAGACATAGAGCCATTGTTGGTTAATTAAGGTTTCGATTTACTGGTGTATTGGAGGAGTTGGTTGCTTTCTATGCTTCTAGTTGATCAAATACCTTGCCGTCTTCAGTTCTTGCTTTGGAAGATTGGTTGGGCAAAGACGCAGATGTAGAAAGTTTTTTCTTTTTACGGTTAGCGCGTGCATCCACGCGTCGATAACCCAAAGGTTGGTGATCCCTCACTTGGAGGAGGGAAGAATCATTGAGGAAACGGTGACAAAGGTTTAAAGGTAAAAAAATAAAAGTAACCCAATATGTGACGGACATGTGATAACCTTATTATCGGTGTTAGACAAAATGTTATAATTGGTCGATGTATAAAACATCAGGACCAACATTAGACATTTTTAAACCACGGGGATAAACATAACTATGACCCCAAATCACGGGGACCATTTATAACTTTTACCAAAAAAAACTTGAAGGAAAATTGAAAAAGAGATTTTTTATTCACACACCCCATTTGCTTAATACACATCACATGTTTTTGTAAAATTTTAAATTCATTCTATACCCTTTGTTCTTTTAGAAGAACAATATAACAAAAAACAACCTTCTCCTTCCTCTTCATTCACCAACACTTGCAAACCTAATCATGAAATCTCATGTTGTTTATTCTTATCCATCCGCATAAATAATAACTTAGCAAAACCCATTTTTGTCGACATATCAGAATATTTTGATTGAACATTTCTCCTGAATTAGGCCAAATGTAGATTCTTCATATGATCATCTTCACAATTATTAATAAATTTATAGAATTGAGGGTAAACCAAGAGCAAGAGATGGGGGTATTTTTTGGAAGGAAAATATGAAGTATAATAGGAAGAATATAGGGAAGAAAAAAAAATCAAAAGGTGTGTATCTAGAAATTAGAGATGTGTGAATAAAATTACTTATTGAAAAAGAAAAATTGAAATATAATAGCCAAATGACATCTATGCCCTCCATGCAAAGATAGAAATTGAATGTTGGGCCTCCTTGTCTCCTCCACGTCAGATTATGACGCTCATCATTGGAGGGAATTTGAAATTTTGTCCGATTCTGATGCATGTAGACTAAAAAAAAACAAAGGACAAAACTAATAAATGACCTAAAATTTAAGATAGTACACTAAATTTAATCTATTGTTATATCACTTATATATGTTATGCTGGGTGTACATTAAGATGAAGTAGAGTGGCAATGACTGGCGTTTCTTTACCTTTCCTGGTGTGTAGAACTGCACTATTTATTGTTTGATACAAACTTCACTTCATTTTCTCTTGGTCTGAACCTTTTTTTTTTTTTCTCCTTTGATAGGATAACAACGGTATCTTTAAAGGTTTTATGTGCCCAGAGACTAATCCAAGCTGAGAAATCATGCCAAAACGCTTCATCCCCCCTGACCACCAAAAATAGATTGATATTTAAATTCTAATTAGCGTCAGCGGGTTACGAACTTGAGTATGAGGTTTCTACACTTAAGCTCTTATCAACTCGACACCTGTGAATCCTACGATGGTTTTCTTGGTGTGAACTTAGGTACTTAAATAGTAAATTCTCCGTGCAGCCCTGGTTTTAATAACTGAAAATTGTCAAATTGGCTTTTCTATTTGTTTTTTCCTAATATTGTGGTGGCTTCAACTAATTAGCAGAATTAAGCACTCATTGAATGGATCATATCCTGATATCATGTTTTTGTTAAACCGAGAACTAAAAAGAAAGTAACACAATCTACCTTGCAGTAAGAATACATAGGTTCAGATAAAAGTCAACAATTTACATTTCCTATATGTAAAGTTAACTTATGTTACTTAAACATTAAATTCAAGTAGAGCCATCAAGGGCAGGCAAACATTTAGACATAATCTCAGCTGCCTGCTCCAATTCTGGCTTAGAGATGATCAATGGTGGCACAAGCCTGATGACATTTCCTTTTCCGGCTGTTATTATTAGCAGACCAGAATTCCGACAGGCATCCACAAGCGGTGAAGCAGATACGTCCAGCTCTACCCCAACAATGAGCCCCAAACCACGTACTTCTCTCACATGCGGATTTGTTCCCAGCTTCTTTGTCAGCACTTGTTTGAAGTACTGACCTTTCTCTGAGACGCTTCTCAGAAATTCAGGGTTGGAAATTTTGTCTAAGACCGCAAGGGCGGCATTGCAGATAAGAGGTCCCCCAGCAAAGGTGCTTCCATGCTCTCCATACTTCATTGAAGCACCAACCTTTTCCGTCACTAATACAGCTCCTATGGGAAGTCCTCCTGCAAGCGGCTTGGCCAGAGTCATTATATCTGGGAATACACCATAAACTTCATGCGCCCAGAGATAACCAGTACGACCCAAGCCACATTGAACCTAGGAATACAAAGAATACTACTTCTGTCAGAACTGAACTTATATCTCCCAGAGTACAGCATATACCAGAGATTATAACATAAGCAAATAATCTGTCATATTTCTACCGTGGTCAAACAATTCCGTAAACCAAATAAATTGTATGCTCACATGGAACCACTCATGAGATTTAAAAAATGTGACCACAGTCCAAATGTTTGTCACAGAAGCCTTCACAAACATCTCTGAGTATATAAACTTGAACAGGGAAAATAATTATACTAATAACTCAAGGCAGGCATAAATATATTACTACATATGATTGATCCCTTCAAAGCAGAGTATTTTATACCAATCTCATTATGAAACTACTAGCCAAAATCCAGAACTTCAAGAATCCCAAATTAAATGGATAGCGATGACACTGGCAAAATAGCATACGAAGGCGGCCAATTTTCCCATGCATTTCATTTGTAGGCATATGTGTTCCTAACTTAGGTCCTAGGCTCCTAGCACAGGGGATTTGATCCAGATGAACCATTAGTTGGAACAACTTAATTATATCTTTTTGTTAACAAGCAGATAGTATTTAAAATTATTCTCTCTTCTTTCTTTCTTAGAACAAGGAAACGCATACAAAACATAACTATTCAGTTTCCATATATGATATGCCCTGTGCAGTATTTGACCAAAAGAATGGGTGTGTAGACAGACAAATATCTATCTGAAAGAGTTTTTTACCTCATCAAAGACCAGAAGAGAACCCGAATCATCACAAGCACCACGCAATGTTTGCAAAAATTCTTTAGTTGCACTATTAATCCCACCTTCACCCTGGATAGGTTCAACAAACACAGCAGCGATTTTTCCAGATTTAATCAGCTTTCTTGCAGCTTGTACATCTCCATACTCTAAGAAATTGACTCCTGGCATGACAGGCTCAAATGGTGATCGGTAATACTTCTTACTAGTCAAAGCCACGGACCCCATCGTCCTCCCATGGAAGCTGTTAGTGAAAGAAATGAATTCTGTTGCAGGCTCCTTCTTCTCAGGGCATGAAAATCTTTGGAACTTTCTTGAAAACTTTATGGCAGCTTCATTTGCTTCAGTTCCAGAGTTTGAGAAAAAGACACGATCAGCAAAGGAGCAAGCCACCAGCCGTTTTGCCAGCTCCACCTGCAGCAACAACCTCCATTTTCCTCAGCCAGATTTTTAACAATAAAAAATAAAAAAGGAGCATATAGAACCAATTATGCATGTCTACTTTACCATCAACATATGTCAGTATATCCCATTACAAATATTCTTAACTCATAACCAGCGCCGTTTAAGCACAAAAGCGATTGCTTCTAATCAGACCTACGCTATTACATAACAAAAACAGAAACTGAGTGTATAGAAGATCAATTATATTGAAGTCCTTGACTTTGCTACTTATCATACATCTAAGCCAACATTTTCACCACTGCATACACTTTGCTCTGCAGTAAATCGATTTGTGCAGCATGGATAGTCAATAAGCTAGCAATTACATAACCCAATAGGCTATACCCCAACCATTTCTCATTAATCACTAATGTTCACTACTTCATAGTTCATACTAAGATACATATGTTATAGTAATGAAAAGTGTCTAGAACTTGCACAGGAGAAAGAAAGATAGAACCTTCAACAACAAAAAAACAGAGAGAGAAGAAGAAGAAGCAGCTATAACCTGAGGAATGGAATAGTAGACATTGCTGACATGGGTGAGAACATGGGCTTGCTCTGTAACGGCCCGTATCCAATCCGGATCCCCATGTCCAAGAGCATTGACAGCAATCCCAGACATCAAGTCCAAATACTCTCGCCCTTCAGGATCGTACAATTTACACCCTTTGCCACTCGCGATCACCAAAGGCGGTCTATTGTACGTCCCCACCATAACCCTCTTCTCCGCCTCGATCACCTCCTGGCTCTCCACCGCCGCCGCCGCCGGCATCCTTTGATCGAGTGCGCGCACGTCCACGTTAAGGCACGAACGTGGCGGCGCCCCATTGGTCCACAAGCGTGGGCTTCGTCTTCCCGCGAGAATTATGGGGTTTAGGAGCTGCAGGGAAGTCATCGTAGGGTTTGAGTTTCTTGGCGGCTTATATGAAGATTACGGTGAGATCGGAAGGTTGTGATTGAGGAGATAGAGAGTCAGGAACGAAATGGATTTGATGGGTTAGGATGTGGGAGGAAAAGGGGATCAAATATTAATGGAGCGTACGTAGGGTTTAGGCATCAGGAAACTTTGAAGTGGCAAGCATCTGAAGCTGGATTTTTTAGTTGAAA of the Fragaria vesca subsp. vesca linkage group LG6, FraVesHawaii_1.0, whole genome shotgun sequence genome contains:
- the LOC101307225 gene encoding acetylornithine aminotransferase, mitochondrial-like, translated to MTSLQLLNPIILAGRRSPRLWTNGAPPRSCLNVDVRALDQRMPAAAAVESQEVIEAEKRVMVGTYNRPPLVIASGKGCKLYDPEGREYLDLMSGIAVNALGHGDPDWIRAVTEQAHVLTHVSNVYYSIPQVELAKRLVACSFADRVFFSNSGTEANEAAIKFSRKFQRFSCPEKKEPATEFISFTNSFHGRTMGSVALTSKKYYRSPFEPVMPGVNFLEYGDVQAARKLIKSGKIAAVFVEPIQGEGGINSATKEFLQTLRGACDDSGSLLVFDEVQCGLGRTGYLWAHEVYGVFPDIMTLAKPLAGGLPIGAVLVTEKVGASMKYGEHGSTFAGGPLICNAALAVLDKISNPEFLRSVSEKGQYFKQVLTKKLGTNPHVREVRGLGLIVGVELDVSASPLVDACRNSGLLIITAGKGNVIRLVPPLIISKPELEQAAEIMSKCLPALDGST